The Deltaproteobacteria bacterium genome segment AAATCCGCCCCCGCCAGAACGCAGTAGGCGATCAGCGAGACGAGCATCACGGCGGCGACGGCTTCGATCACTGCGCCTCCCGGAATTGCCGCCGGAGGATCTCGATCACGACCGCCGAGAGCAGCAGATAGACGACACTCACGGCGATGAACGGAACGACGAGGCCGCGCATGGGTGTGACCGCATCCGCGGTCCTCATCACGCCGTAGATCACCCACGGCTGGCGGCCCACCTCCGTCACGATCCAACCTGCCTCGAGCGCGAGGAACCCGAGTGGCCCGACGAGCGCGGTAGCGCGCAGGAACCGTCCGGACGGAGGTCGGCGGCGGATCCAGTTCCACGCCGACCAGACGGCATGCCCGCCGAGTAGAATTCCGGACAGCACCATTGCCTGGAAGAACGCCCGGACCAACGGCGGCGCGCGGTCCGCGGGCGGAATATCCTCGAGCCCGGTGACGACCGTGTCGGGCGAGTTTCCGGCGAGAATCGAGAGCGCCCAGGGGATCTCGATCGGTCCCATCGTGAGCGGTGCGCGCGACTGCGTGCGCTGCAGCTGCTCGATGGCGGCAAGCTTCGCCGGCTGCCCTTTCGCGATTTCGTGCCCGGCCCAATGTCCGGTCAGGGGCTGGACCAGCGCTGCCGGAACGGAGAGCGCCAGAGCAAGGCCTAGCGCTTTGCGATGGAAGCCGCTCCGCGGGTTGCGAAGGAGTCCGACGGCGTGGATCGCTGCGACCGCCGCCGCGGTTGCGAGATACGCCGCCAATGTCCCGTGCACGATCTCGTGGGCGGCGAACGGCGTCCCCATGGCCGCGATGGGATCGACGTCGACGAATCGTCCGGACTCGACGCGGAACCCGCGCGGCGCGTTCATCCAGGCATTGGCGATGGTGACGAACGCCGCGGAGGCGGCGCCGCTCGCGGCGACGACGCAGCCGGCGAAGAGATGCGTCCGAGGTCCGAGCTTCTCCCAGCCATAGAGGTACAGACCGAGGAAGATGGCCTCGGTGAAGAAGGCGAATCCCTCCAGCGAGAAGGGCATGCCGATCACCGGACCTGCATGCCGCATGAACCCGGGAAACAGCAGACCGAGCTCGAACGAGAGCACGGTCCCGCTGACTGCTCCGACGGCGAAGAGTACCGCCGTTCCCTTTGCCCAACTGCGCGCGAGCGACAGGTAGTCGGGATCGAGTGTCCGCCGGTAGCGCCACTCGGCGAGCACCATCAAGAGCGGCATGGCGACGCCGATCGCCGCGAAGACGATGTGAAAGGCGAGCGACATCGCCATCTGCCCGCGTGCGAAGAGGACGTCGTCCACAATCGCTCCGGCGCATGTTGTAGCCGACCCCGGGGCCGATCGTCCGCGACTCGATGCCGCGGTGGGCGAATCAAGTGTCCTGGGCCGTCTCGCCGTAGTCCCGGACGGCTTCTGCCGCCCCGTAGAGGTCGGTGAAGGGGACGCAAGGAAGCTCGTGCTC includes the following:
- a CDS encoding cytochrome ubiquinol oxidase subunit I, which produces MDDVLFARGQMAMSLAFHIVFAAIGVAMPLLMVLAEWRYRRTLDPDYLSLARSWAKGTAVLFAVGAVSGTVLSFELGLLFPGFMRHAGPVIGMPFSLEGFAFFTEAIFLGLYLYGWEKLGPRTHLFAGCVVAASGAASAAFVTIANAWMNAPRGFRVESGRFVDVDPIAAMGTPFAAHEIVHGTLAAYLATAAAVAAIHAVGLLRNPRSGFHRKALGLALALSVPAALVQPLTGHWAGHEIAKGQPAKLAAIEQLQRTQSRAPLTMGPIEIPWALSILAGNSPDTVVTGLEDIPPADRAPPLVRAFFQAMVLSGILLGGHAVWSAWNWIRRRPPSGRFLRATALVGPLGFLALEAGWIVTEVGRQPWVIYGVMRTADAVTPMRGLVVPFIAVSVVYLLLSAVVIEILRRQFREAQ